One Trichoderma asperellum chromosome 5, complete sequence genomic region harbors:
- a CDS encoding uncharacterized protein (EggNog:ENOG41), producing MTVKRTLDITTYKGNIINGEFVATAETRRAIDPATEEPLFAAPLATKEDLDNAIKHARNAFKTWSKTTFDERSKLMLAYADAIEAHREELEKLDTLESGKPLLVSKREFDNVLEWLRTFATMELKDEVLDENDERTIYGTYNPVGVVAAIVPWNWPALLGLGKVGPALMTGNTVIMKPSPYTPYTDLKLGELAMSIYPPGVFQVLSGDDALGPWITEHPGVDAVTFTGSVRTGKLVAASCAKTLKRCVLELGGNDALIVCQDVDIPKCLPKIATLSFINAGQICMLAKRIYVHEAIYDQFKEALVQFTKEHVKNGGGLEPGVMVGPVQNKMQYELLKDMYQDVKDCGYQVALGGSIPNSNKGYFAEPTIVDNPPDNARIVVEEPFGPIVPIQKWSSDDEVVERANSLRLGLGASVWAKDLVRAEKMGRQLTAGSVWINSHFDVAPDVPFGGTKESGIGREWGLEGFKEFTDRTSLWVWKKIFD from the exons ATGACTGTCAAGCGAACACTTGATATCACG ACTTACAAAGGCAACATTATAAATGGCGAGTTCGTGGCAACGGCAGAGACTCGACGCGCAATAGATCCCGCCACCGAAGAACCGTTATTTGCCGCCCCCCTCGCAACAAAAGAAGATCTCGATAATGCAATCAAGCACGCTCGCAATGCCTTCAAGACGTGGTCGAAAACAACGTTTGATGAGCGCTCCAAGCTCATGCTCGCCTACGCCGATGCGATAGAGGCTCATCGTGAAGAACTCGAGAAGCTCGATACGTTGGAGTCTGGAAAGCCTCTCCTCGTCTCCAAGAGGGAGTTTGATAACGTGCTGGAATGGCTGCGGACCTTTGCCACCATGGAGCTCAAGGACGAGGTCCTTGACGAGAACGACGAGCGCACCATCTACGGAACGTACAACCCCGTGGGTGTCGTCGCCGCCATTGTGCCCTGGAACTGGCCCGCCCTTCTCGGCCTGGGCAAGGTTGGACCTGCGCTGATGACTGGAAACACCGTCATCATGAAGCCCTCGCCCTACACGCCTTACACAGACCTGAAGCTGGGCGAGTTGGCAATGTCCATCTACCCACCAGGCGTCTTTCAAGTCCtcagcggcgatgatgcccTCGGCCCCTGGATAACAGAGCACCCGGGCGTCGACGCCGTCACCTTCACCGGCTCGGTTCGCACCGGCAAGCTCGTTGCCGCAAGCTGCGCAAAGACATTGAAGCGATGCGTCCTCGAGCTAGGCGGCAACGACGCCCTCATCGTCTGCCAGGACGTAGACATCCCCAAGTGTCTGCCCAAGATTGCCACGCTCTCGTTTATCAATGCGGGACAGATTTGCATGCTCGCGAAGCGCATCTATGTGCACGAAGCCATATACGACCAGTTCAAGGAGGCTCTGGTCCAGTTTACCAAGGAGCATGTCAAGAATGGCGGCGGACTAGAGCCTGGCGTCATGGTCGGGCCAGTCCAGAATAAGATGCA gTATGAACTTCTCAAGGACATGTATCAAGACGTCAAGGACTGCGGATATCAAGTCGCCCTCGGCGGAAGCATCCCCAACTCAAACAAGGGCTACTTCGCCGAGCCCACCATTGTCGACAACCCGCCCGACAACGCGCGCATCGTCGTCGAAGAGCCCTTTGGCCCCATCGTGCCGATCCAGAAGTGGTCCTCAGACGACGAGGTCGTCGAGCGCGCAAACAGCCTCAGGCTCGGCTTGGGAGCGTCGGTCTGGGCCAAGGACCTAGTGCGTGCCGAGAAGATGGGGCGCCAGCTCACGGCGGGAAGCGTCTGGATAAACTCGCATTTCGACGTGGCACCGGATGTCCCGTTTGGAGGCACCAAAGAGAGCGGAATTGGAAGAGAATGGGGGTTGGAAGGGTTCAAGGAGTTTACAGACCGGACGAGTCTGTGGGTGTGGAAGAAGATTTTCGACTAA
- a CDS encoding uncharacterized protein (EggNog:ENOG41) — protein sequence MRALSGLGNKRLVRAISRSSEEWKKVGWDFVFRTADISIATVFETQLTGGIMVVDQDSARLGLFGERTGGLPRSDHRTICKFGDNQDESNRFFVLGNFATWIAECALQKAIQSPLDVIEELAADEELMQSLALTHPQHQLRVTCALFSAVGQHQVESVIRRYPHLVCQVQRKLSSNSLDDSLAGSDNFIPEQYSVDTLAPRFLDRKGVLFYGRIVKFQTWWLQSPRRWRRIRVSVAGVFNRNNPLDVTQTKLLYMLLNLTHGGVPLLNFLLGHYLVEQDLSGWETSIKIIASSPRGFLDVLGLNFLSNNFSIEARSQDISKDSVRRTQRILELGCHTYREGNIAMEARLSGLTCKVRLRGKACAQKQMPFRRRLHAAPDDYNIKSFFFEIEAFRKLHGCKRISEFVGVVLDDNQRYIKSFLRAWEPHTVTDLLRQSVKASKPIPWPSTERWAKQIVEAVSFAHSNKVILGRLHLGYFGVNDQNNISLLHIRNEPPATIHGWSPPECRNDRFTPTRESDIYQLGLLLWLLTDFSAAIPSSKYSFPKETVFWERRVRPDTTYEGRPVDLPPCQLHVPLYYQAIVKMCRQELPSDRKAASELLLHFPGQSLNCQSTAYYHRLAYGDIQNSPWMFPPPTDRLEDLHIDNDSPGLPRNIEISGFL from the exons ATGAGGGCGCTGAGCGGCCTCGGCAACAAACGACTGGTTCGCGCGATTTCGAGGAGCTCTGAGGAATGGAAGAAAGTGGGCTGGGACTTTGTGTTTAGGACGGCGGATATATCCATTGCCACGGTTTTTGAAACCCAGTTGACGGGAGGGATAATG GTTGTGGACCAAGACTCTGCCAGGCTGGGCCTCTTTGGGGAGAGAACTGGAGGCTTGCCGAGGTCAGATCATCGCACCATCTGCAAGTTCGGCGACAACCAAGACGAAAGCAATCGATTCTTCGTGCTTGGCAACTTTGCAACCTGGATAGCCGAGTGTGCCTTACAGAAAG CCATCCAGTCGCCGTTGGACGTAATCGAAGAACTGGCCGCTGACGAAGAGCTGATGCAAAGTCTGGCTTTGACGCACCCGCAACATCAACTTAGAG TAACTTGCGCTCTATTCTCTGCCGTGGGTCAACATCAGGTCGAAAGTGTCATCAGACGATATCCTCACTTGGTGTGCCAGGTCCAGCGCAAACTCTCCTCCAACTCTCTGGACGACTCGCTGGCGGGTTCCGACAACTTCATCCCGGAGCAGTACTCGGTGGACACATTGGCGCCACGGTTTCTTGACCGCAAAGGTGTCCTCTTCTACGGCCGCATCGTCAAATTCCAAACATGGTGGTTACAAAGTCCCAGGCGTTGGAGAAGGATACGCGTCTCTGTTGCTGGGGTGTTTAATAGAAACAACCCCTTGGACGTAACTCAGACCAAGTTATTATACATGCTGCTGAATCTAACTCATGGCGGTGTTCCCTTGCTAAACTTTCTTCTCGGTCACTACTTGGTGGAACAGGATTTATCTGGCTGGGAAACAAGCATCAAGATCATCGCGTCCTCGCCCAGAGGCTTCCTCGATGTTTTGGGTCTCAATTTCCTATCAAACAACTTTAGCATCGAGGCAAGATCCCAAGACATTAGTAAAGATTCTGTCAGACGCACGCAGAGAATCCTAGAGTTGGGCTGTCATACTTATCGAGAGGGCAACATCGCGATGGAGGCAAGACTCTCAGGCTTGACTTGCAAGGTCAGGCTTCGGGGAAAGGCCTGTGCTCAAAAGCAAATGCCTTTTCGGAGAAGGCTGCATGCAGCGCCTGATGATTACAACATAAAGTCCTTTTTCTTCGAGATTGAAGCTTTTCGAAAGCTTCACGGTTGCAAAAGAATCTCCGAATTTGTTGGCGTGGTTCTCGACGACAACCA ACGATACATTAAATCATTCCTCCGTGCCTGGGAGCCTCACACCGTGACCGACTTGCTCCGGCAAAGCGTCAAAGCCAGCAAACCAATTCCCTGGCCCAGCACAGAGAGGTGGGCAAAGCAAATTGTCGAAGCCGTGAGCTTTGCCCATTCAAACAAAGTGATCCTCGGCAGGCTACACTTGGGCTATTTCGGCGTCAACGACCAAAACAACATCAGCCTCCTTCACATCAGGAACGAGCCGCCTGCTACGATCCACGGATGGTCACCGCCAGAATGCAGAAACGACCGCTTTACACCAACACGAGAATCCGACATCTACCAgctcggccttcttctttggctgctCACAGACTTTAGCGCCGCAATCCCGTCAAGCAAGTACTCGTTCCCAAAAGAGACGGTGTTTTGGGAGAGAAGAGTACGCCCGGACACCACCTATGAGGGCCGTCCTGTCGACTTGCCGCCTTGCCAGCTGCACGTCCCTCTCTACTACCAGGCAATCGTCAAGATGTGTCGCCAGGAGCTTCCCAGTGACAGAAAGGCAGCTAGCGAGCTGCTTTTGCATTTCCCTGGACAATCCTTGAATTGCCAAAGCACCGCCTATTACCACCGGCTGGCCTATGGGGACATTCAAAATAGCCCGTGGATGTTCCCTCCGCCAACGGATAGGCTGGAAGACCTGCATATCGACAACGACAGCCCCGGATTACCGCGCAACATCGAGATCAGTGGGTTCCTTTAA
- a CDS encoding uncharacterized protein (EggNog:ENOG41) has protein sequence MSNLLPGLHMSRKIPGNAPIETVHFRFGTRHITAIGQAADNYHPNVRRLRIQPSLLDRVVKAILYLFPKFAQAYMRKWYPEWYLPPAIVLKSQKPDWEEEFDNELASYRSLQSLQGTVIPRHFGVVQFEGVRSHLMADVGGVCIPYTIETAEEAYTIVRKLIHESLSALASRGFVQDDVKLDNFHVVGSRVVVVDLERVERTRNPDELAKFVDSSVQLLMKQYRNYLENLRARYP, from the exons ATGTCCAATTTGCTCCCTGGGCTTCATATGAGCAGAAAAATACCGGGGAATGCACCGATAGAAACAGTC CATTTTCGATTCGGCACTCGTCACATCACAGCCATCGGCCAGGCCGCCGACAATTATCATCCAAATGTCCGCCGCTTAAGGATCCAACCGTCGTTGCTCGACCGAGTCGTTAAAGCcattctttatcttttccCCAAATTTGCGCAAGCTTACATGCGAAAATGGTACCCCGAGTGGTATCTGCCTCCGGCCATTGTTCTCAAGTCCCAGAAGCCAGACTGGGAAGAGGAGTTCGACAACGAGCTGGCATCGTACCGAAGCCTACAATCACTTCAGGGAACTGTCATTCCGCGCCACTTTGGGGTCGTCCAGTTTGAAGGGGTGCGAAGCCACCTCATGGCGGACGTTGGCGGAGTGTGCATCCCTTACACGATCGAgacggcagaagaagcataCACCATTGTTCGAAAACTGATACACGAGTCACTCTCTGCACTTGCTTCAAGAGGCTTTGTGCAAGACGATGTGAAGCTTGACAACTTCCACGTTGTGGGAAGTAGAGTTGTGGTGGTGGATTTGGAGCGCGTAGAGAGGACCAGAAACCCAGATGAGTTGGCCAAATTTGTTGATTCCAGCGTTCAGCTTCTGATGAAGCAATACCGAAACTATCTGGAAAACTTGAGAGCTAGATACCCATGA
- a CDS encoding uncharacterized protein (EggNog:ENOG41) — translation MGRRDRLRSFWRDFGIAANSPPPQEDEARANLGIRAFPPRADLPPPEISGANVRHVDIIAVHGLGGNWLKTWRADDGAIWLRDRLPQLFAEKNIHARVLSYGYDADFIFTNTINDIEIVARDLLNQVDGARTTDEQRKAPVIFVAHSLGGLVVKAAFNKAWVENIHYQNIVDRAAGCIFLSVPHRGADLARWARNAATIMRALSGLGNKRLVRAISRSSEEWKKVGWDFVFRTADISIATVFETQLTGGIMVVDQDSARLGLFGERTGGLPRSDHRTICKFGDNQDESNRFFVLGNFATWIAECALQKAIQSPLDVIEELAADEELMQSLALTHPQHQLRVTCALFSAVGQHQVESVIRRYPHLVCQVQRKLSSNSLDDSLAGSDNFIPEQYSVDTLAPRFLDRKGVLFYGRIVKFQTWWLQSPRRWRRIRVSVAGVFNRNNPLDVTQTKLLYMLLNLTHGGVPLLNFLLGHYLVEQDLSGWETSIKIIASSPRGFLDVLGLNFLSNNFSIEARSQDISKDSVRRTQRILELGCHTYREGNIAMEARLSGLTCKVRLRGKACAQKQMPFRRRLHAAPDDYNIKSFFFEIEAFRKLHGCKRISEFVGVVLDDNQRYIKSFLRAWEPHTVTDLLRQSVKASKPIPWPSTERWAKQIVEAVSFAHSNKVILGRLHLGYFGVNDQNNISLLHIRNEPPATIHGWSPPECRNDRFTPTRESDIYQLGLLLWLLTDFSAAIPSSKYSFPKETVFWERRVRPDTTYEGRPVDLPPCQLHVPLYYQAIVKMCRQELPSDRKAASELLLHFPGQSLNCQSTAYYHRLAYGDIQNSPWMFPPPTDRLEDLHIDNDSPGLPRNIEISGFL, via the exons ATGGGGCGTCGTGACCGTCTTCGCAGCTTCTGGCGTGATTTTGGAATTGCAGCGAATTCACCGCCGcctcaagaagatgaagcacGGGCAAACCTTGGGATCCGAGCATTTCCTCCCAGAGCAGATCTGCCACCGCCCGAGATATCCGGGGCCAATGTCCGGCATGTAGA CATCATCGCGGTTCATGGACTGGGCGGCAACTGGCTGAAAACATGGAGGGCCGATGATGGCGCTATCTGGCTTCGAGATCGCCTGCCCCAACTCTTCGCGGAGAAGAACATTCACGCAAGAGTTCTCTCCTACGGATACGATGCCGACTTCATCTTTACAAACACCATCAACGACATTGAAATAGTTGCGAGAGACCTCCTCAACCAAGTCGACGGCGCCAGAACTACAGATGAGCAGAGGAAGGCACCCGTCATTTTCGTTGCGCACAGTCTAGGCGGCCTGGTAGTCAAAGCA GCATTCAACAAGGCCTGGGTAGAAAACATCCATTATCAAAACATCGTCGACAGGGCCGCTGGATGCATCTTCCTCAGCGTTCCGCATCGCGGTGCCGATCTGGCCCGCTGGGCTCGCAATGCTGCCACCATTATGAGGGCGCTGAGCGGCCTCGGCAACAAACGACTGGTTCGCGCGATTTCGAGGAGCTCTGAGGAATGGAAGAAAGTGGGCTGGGACTTTGTGTTTAGGACGGCGGATATATCCATTGCCACGGTTTTTGAAACCCAGTTGACGGGAGGGATAATG GTTGTGGACCAAGACTCTGCCAGGCTGGGCCTCTTTGGGGAGAGAACTGGAGGCTTGCCGAGGTCAGATCATCGCACCATCTGCAAGTTCGGCGACAACCAAGACGAAAGCAATCGATTCTTCGTGCTTGGCAACTTTGCAACCTGGATAGCCGAGTGTGCCTTACAGAAAG CCATCCAGTCGCCGTTGGACGTAATCGAAGAACTGGCCGCTGACGAAGAGCTGATGCAAAGTCTGGCTTTGACGCACCCGCAACATCAACTTAGAG TAACTTGCGCTCTATTCTCTGCCGTGGGTCAACATCAGGTCGAAAGTGTCATCAGACGATATCCTCACTTGGTGTGCCAGGTCCAGCGCAAACTCTCCTCCAACTCTCTGGACGACTCGCTGGCGGGTTCCGACAACTTCATCCCGGAGCAGTACTCGGTGGACACATTGGCGCCACGGTTTCTTGACCGCAAAGGTGTCCTCTTCTACGGCCGCATCGTCAAATTCCAAACATGGTGGTTACAAAGTCCCAGGCGTTGGAGAAGGATACGCGTCTCTGTTGCTGGGGTGTTTAATAGAAACAACCCCTTGGACGTAACTCAGACCAAGTTATTATACATGCTGCTGAATCTAACTCATGGCGGTGTTCCCTTGCTAAACTTTCTTCTCGGTCACTACTTGGTGGAACAGGATTTATCTGGCTGGGAAACAAGCATCAAGATCATCGCGTCCTCGCCCAGAGGCTTCCTCGATGTTTTGGGTCTCAATTTCCTATCAAACAACTTTAGCATCGAGGCAAGATCCCAAGACATTAGTAAAGATTCTGTCAGACGCACGCAGAGAATCCTAGAGTTGGGCTGTCATACTTATCGAGAGGGCAACATCGCGATGGAGGCAAGACTCTCAGGCTTGACTTGCAAGGTCAGGCTTCGGGGAAAGGCCTGTGCTCAAAAGCAAATGCCTTTTCGGAGAAGGCTGCATGCAGCGCCTGATGATTACAACATAAAGTCCTTTTTCTTCGAGATTGAAGCTTTTCGAAAGCTTCACGGTTGCAAAAGAATCTCCGAATTTGTTGGCGTGGTTCTCGACGACAACCA ACGATACATTAAATCATTCCTCCGTGCCTGGGAGCCTCACACCGTGACCGACTTGCTCCGGCAAAGCGTCAAAGCCAGCAAACCAATTCCCTGGCCCAGCACAGAGAGGTGGGCAAAGCAAATTGTCGAAGCCGTGAGCTTTGCCCATTCAAACAAAGTGATCCTCGGCAGGCTACACTTGGGCTATTTCGGCGTCAACGACCAAAACAACATCAGCCTCCTTCACATCAGGAACGAGCCGCCTGCTACGATCCACGGATGGTCACCGCCAGAATGCAGAAACGACCGCTTTACACCAACACGAGAATCCGACATCTACCAgctcggccttcttctttggctgctCACAGACTTTAGCGCCGCAATCCCGTCAAGCAAGTACTCGTTCCCAAAAGAGACGGTGTTTTGGGAGAGAAGAGTACGCCCGGACACCACCTATGAGGGCCGTCCTGTCGACTTGCCGCCTTGCCAGCTGCACGTCCCTCTCTACTACCAGGCAATCGTCAAGATGTGTCGCCAGGAGCTTCCCAGTGACAGAAAGGCAGCTAGCGAGCTGCTTTTGCATTTCCCTGGACAATCCTTGAATTGCCAAAGCACCGCCTATTACCACCGGCTGGCCTATGGGGACATTCAAAATAGCCCGTGGATGTTCCCTCCGCCAACGGATAGGCTGGAAGACCTGCATATCGACAACGACAGCCCCGGATTACCGCGCAACATCGAGATCAGTGGGTTCCTTTAA
- the CRP46 gene encoding 60S ribosomal protein uL13 — MSSFESVVVIDGKGHLLGRLASIVAKQLLSGQKIVVVRCEALNISGEFFRAKLKYHAYLRKMTRYNPTRGGPFHFRAPSRIFYKAVRGMIPHKTARGAAALERLKVFEGVPPPYDKKKKMVVPQALRVLRLQPGRKYCTVGRLSHEVGWKYQDVVARLEERRKAKGAAYYERKKVAARQLSDAKKNASVKEETAKALAAYGY, encoded by the exons ATGTCGTCGTTCGAGTCGGTT GTTGTCATTGACGGCAAGGGCCACCTCCTTGGCCGTCTCGCCTCCATTGTCgccaagcagcttctcagcGGCCAGAAGATCGTTGTCGTCCGCTGCGAGGCCCTCAACATCTCTGGAGAGTTCTTCCGCGCCAAGC TCAAGTACCACGCCTACCTGCGCAAGATGACCCGATACAACCCCACTCGCGGTG GTCCCTTCCACTTCCGCGCCCCCTCCAGAATCTTCTACAAGGCCGTCCGTGGTATGATTCCTCACAAGACCGCCCGCGGTGCCGCCGCTCTGGAGCGCCTCAAGGTCTTCGAGGGTGTCCCTCCCCCCTacgataagaagaagaagatggttgTTCCCCAGGCTCTCCGTGTCCTGAGACTGCAGCCCGGTCGCAAGTACTGCACCGTCGGCCGTCTGAGCCACGAGGTCGGCTGGAAGTACCAGGACGTCGTTGCCCG TCTGGAGGAGAGGCGGAAGGCCAAGGGCGCTGCCTACTACGAGCGCAAGAAGGTTGCTGCACGACAACTGTCCGACGCGAAGAAGAACGCCTCGGTCAAGGAGGAGACCGCGAAGGCCCTTGCGGCTTATGGCTACTAA
- a CDS encoding uncharacterized protein (EggNog:ENOG41~TransMembrane:1 (i55-74o)): MLRPTALRPVLRSSPRCQQCLRRSLFSGKGSTRASQDFDLNRLNSQRRDYERHRTIFLASGATAGLISFIYTAWKLKQALGEQSEKQKQKIAVKCDAPAIPTETFKTEAGEKRKIVVHDEEGRVIVPTGNSVVPAFPRTINVKLPTSKDRNSVAASISDKEGDEFTLVGLGVRTVTFLSIQVYMTGFYVATQDIAKLQQYLVKKINPTATTLIPAEKDALRKALRDAVEGEETWDTLLREAGCRSIFRIIPVKDTDFPHLRDGFVRAIAARSQRNAAYNDDAFGVAMRKFKTLFNRGTVQKKQELLLCRDENGLLSVLYNPDQGNNPKREVMGTFDEERLSRLLWLNYLAGSKVASEPARESIIEGVMEFVERPIGTVATQVV; this comes from the coding sequence ATGCTCCGTCCAACAGCCCTCCGGCCGGTGCTGCGGTCCTCGCCCCGGTGCCAGCAATGCCTCcgccgcagcctcttctccggcAAAGGCTCGACCCGCGCATCGCAAGACTTCGATCTCAACAGGCTCAATTCCCAGCGACGTGATTACGAGCGCCACCGCACGATATTTCTCGCTTCAGGAGCTACGGCCGGTCTCATCTCCTTCATCTACACGGCATGGAAGCTGAAGCAGGCGCTTGGGGAACAGagcgagaagcagaagcagaagattgCAGTCAAATGCGATGCACCGGCAATTCCCACCGAGACGTTCAAGACggaagctggagagaagaggaaaatagTTGTgcacgatgaagaagggagagtGATTGTCCCCACGGGGAACAGCGTGGTGCCTGCGTTCCCTCGGACCATCAACGTCAAGCTGCCCACGTCGAAAGACCGGAACTCGGTTGCGGCGAGCATATCGGACAAAGAGGGCGACGAATTTACACTTGTCGGCTTGGGTGTGCGCACCGTGACCTTTCTCAGCATCCAGGTCTACATGACGGGATTCTACGTTGCGACGCAGGACATTgcgaagctgcagcagtatCTGGTCAAGAAGATCAACCCCACCGCCACGACACTGATACCCGCTGAGAAAGATGCCTTGCGAAAGGCCCTTAGGGATGCGGTGGAAGGCGAAGAGACATGGGACACTCTGTTGAGAGAGGCCGGCTGTCGCAGCATCTTCCGCATCATCCCAGTCAAGGATACCGACTTCCCGCACTTGCGCGACGGCTTCGTGCGTGCTATTGCCGCGCGGTCGCAGCGCAATGCGGCGTACAACGACGACGCCTTTGGCGTTGCCATGAGGAAATTTAAGACACTCTTCAACCGAGGCACCGTGCAGAAGAAACAGGAGTTGCTGCTGTGTCGCGACGAAAATGGTCTACTGTCGGTGCTCTATAACCCTGACCAGGGAAATAATCCTAAGAGAGAGGTTATGGGCACGTTTGACGAGGAGAGGCTATCGCGGTTGTTGTGGCTGAACTATCTTGCCGGCAGCAAGGTTGCTTCAGAGCCGGCACGGGAGAGCATCATTGAGGGCGTTATGGAGTTTGTAGAGAGGCCGATTGGGACGGTAGCAACGCAAGTTGTATAG
- a CDS encoding uncharacterized protein (EggNog:ENOG41) — translation MSRFGWSLNREQSFGAMPGGVPDITNEDFSYIPAQDLDDPRVDYADTRYFPRPRSRGPSEPEDDILLIKNKGVTYPAHFPAYSIGDGKLYVKDVRDRIGILMDLSSRTTRRIKLLYKGKQLKESSAPIREYGVKNKSELMAVIPEVDDENSGRSDDEMIIVDEPVRNDTKSSKSKKKKKGSKRKSDKNDPGSPTSPLDSGSTGDAANGAVINAASKKLDEIEDEFRSKWLPLCLDYIDAPPKDPKKREDEHRKISETVLQQVILKLDGVETEGIDEIRQKRKELVRRTQEVLKRLDAAKAS, via the coding sequence ATGTCGCGATTCGGCTGGTCGCTCAACCGCGAGCAGAGCTTCGGCGCTATGCCAGGAGGCGTGCCGGACATTACAAACGAAGATTTCAGCTACATTCCCGCCCAGGACTTGGACGATCCCAGGGTTGATTACGCCGATACCCGCTACTTTCCTCGGCCGCGATCCAGGGGACCTTCGGAGCCTGAAGATGACATCTTGCTGATCAAGAATAAGGGTGTGACGTATCCGGCACACTTCCCTGCCTACTCGATCGGCGATGGCAAACTATACGTCAAGGATGTGCGGGATCGCATCGGCATCTTAATGGACCTGTCATCACGCACAACCCGTCGCATCAAGCTCCTCTACAAGGGCAAGCAGCTGAAGGAGTCGTCTGCCCCAATTCGCGAATATGGAGTCAAGAATAAGAGCGAGCTCATGGCCGTCATACCCGAAGTGGATGATGAAAACAGCGGTCGATCGGATGACGAAATGATTATTGTGGACGAGCCTGTTCGAAATGACACAAAGTCCTCgaaatccaagaagaagaagaagggaagcAAGAGGAAATCTGACAAGAATGATCCTGGATCCCCGACCAGCCCTCTCGACAGCGGATCAACCGGCGATGCGGCAAACGGCGCTGTCATCAATGCTGCTTCGAAGAAGTTGGATGAGATTGAAGACGAATTCCGGTCGAAATGGCTCCCCCTATGCTTGGACTACATCGACGCGCCCCCCAAAGACCCCAAGAAGCGCGAGGACGAGCACAGGAAAATATCCGAAACTGTGTTGCAGCAAGTCATTTTGAAATTAGATGGCGTAGAGACTGAGGGTATCGATGAGATTCGACAGAAGCGAAAAGAACTCGTTAGACGAACCCAAGAGGTGCTCAAGCGACTGGACGCCGCAAAAGCATCATGA